One window of Streptococcus suis genomic DNA carries:
- a CDS encoding aminopeptidase, which yields MVLPNFKENLAKYAKLLVSTGINVQPGHTVQLTIGVEQAELARLIVKEAYAHGAAEVLVNWLDDVIARERLVNVDVELLEQVHPQRITEMNYLLERKASRLVVLSDDPGAYDGVDPEKLSRNARALSQALNPMRQATQANKISWTLGAASGLEWAKKVFPNAASDEEAVDLLWDQIFKTCRIYEEDPIKAWEEHEARLVAKAKVLNDEQFVKLHYTAPGTDLVLGMPKNHLWEAAGSVNAQGEHFIANMPTEEVFTAPDYRVADGYVTSTKPLSYNGNIIEGIKVTFKDGEIVDVTAEKGDEVMKKLVFDNAGARGLGEVALVPDKSPISQSGVTFFNTLFDENASNHLAIGQAYAFSIEGGTEMSQEELKEAGLNRSDVHVDFMIGSNKMNIDGIREDGTRVPIFRDGEWAI from the coding sequence ATGGTACTACCAAATTTTAAAGAAAATCTCGCTAAATATGCTAAACTCTTGGTTTCAACTGGTATCAATGTGCAGCCTGGACATACGGTACAGTTGACAATCGGTGTGGAACAGGCTGAATTGGCTCGTTTGATTGTTAAAGAGGCTTATGCGCATGGTGCGGCTGAAGTCTTGGTCAACTGGTTGGACGATGTGATTGCCCGTGAGCGTTTGGTTAATGTCGATGTGGAACTCTTGGAACAAGTTCATCCACAACGCATCACTGAAATGAACTACCTCTTGGAGCGTAAGGCCAGCCGTTTGGTGGTCTTGTCAGATGATCCAGGTGCTTACGATGGTGTTGATCCAGAGAAATTGTCTCGCAACGCACGCGCACTTAGCCAGGCCTTGAACCCAATGCGTCAAGCAACGCAAGCCAACAAAATCAGCTGGACACTTGGTGCAGCCTCTGGTTTGGAATGGGCTAAAAAAGTCTTCCCAAATGCAGCCTCTGACGAGGAGGCAGTGGACCTCCTTTGGGACCAAATCTTCAAGACCTGCCGTATCTACGAAGAAGATCCAATCAAAGCTTGGGAAGAGCACGAGGCACGCTTGGTGGCTAAGGCTAAGGTTCTTAACGACGAGCAGTTTGTCAAATTGCACTACACAGCACCAGGAACTGACCTTGTTCTCGGTATGCCGAAGAATCACTTGTGGGAAGCGGCTGGTTCGGTCAATGCCCAAGGTGAACACTTTATCGCCAACATGCCAACAGAAGAGGTCTTCACAGCACCTGACTACCGTGTGGCAGACGGCTATGTCACATCAACAAAACCACTCAGCTACAATGGTAACATCATCGAAGGCATCAAAGTAACTTTTAAAGATGGTGAAATTGTGGATGTAACTGCTGAAAAAGGCGATGAAGTTATGAAGAAATTGGTCTTTGACAACGCTGGAGCGCGTGGTCTTGGTGAAGTTGCCCTTGTTCCAGACAAGAGCCCGATTTCTCAATCAGGTGTGACTTTCTTCAACACCCTCTTTGATGAAAATGCCTCAAACCACTTGGCGATTGGTCAAGCCTATGCCTTCTCTATCGAAGGTGGTACAGAAATGAGCCAAGAAGAGCTTAAAGAAGCAGGCCTTAACCGTTCTGATGTCCATGTGGACTTCATGATTGGCTCTAATAAGATGAACATTGACGGTATCCGTGAAGACGGTACCCGTGTGCCAATCTTCCGTGACGGTGAGTGGGCTATCTAA
- the leuB gene encoding 3-isopropylmalate dehydrogenase, translating to MTKKIVALSGDGIGPEIMGAGLEVLATVAKKVGFDYLVEEHAFGGAAIDQAGHPLPDQTLAACRTADAILLAAIGAPQYDGAAVRPEQGLLQLRKELQLFANIRPVKIFDSLKDYSPLKAERLDGVDLVMVRELTGGIYFGEHILETDQASDSNTYQVEEIERVVRAAFELARKRSKKVTSIDKQNVLATSKLWRQVADEVAVDYPDVTLEHQLVDSAAMLLITNPSRFDVLVTENLFGDILSDEASVLTGTLGVLPSASHAVAGPSLYEPIHGSAPDIAGQGIANPVSMILSVAMMLEESFDLQVAGKIIRQAVEQTFDKGILTKDLGGSAMTSQMTAHIIEEIERSSL from the coding sequence ATGACGAAAAAAATTGTAGCCTTGTCTGGTGATGGTATTGGACCAGAAATCATGGGTGCAGGTCTAGAGGTCTTAGCGACAGTTGCCAAGAAGGTCGGCTTTGACTATTTGGTTGAGGAGCATGCCTTTGGTGGAGCGGCCATTGACCAGGCCGGTCATCCCTTGCCAGACCAAACCTTGGCAGCCTGTCGGACGGCCGATGCGATTTTACTAGCGGCCATTGGAGCCCCCCAGTATGACGGTGCAGCGGTTCGTCCAGAGCAAGGCCTGCTCCAGCTCCGCAAGGAATTGCAGCTCTTTGCTAATATCCGTCCTGTTAAGATTTTTGATAGTTTGAAAGACTATTCTCCTCTGAAAGCGGAGCGCTTGGATGGTGTGGATTTGGTCATGGTACGGGAGTTGACAGGTGGGATTTATTTTGGGGAGCATATCCTTGAAACTGACCAAGCCAGCGATAGCAATACCTATCAGGTAGAAGAAATCGAGCGAGTGGTTCGAGCAGCCTTTGAACTAGCTCGTAAGCGCAGCAAGAAAGTGACTTCCATTGATAAACAAAATGTTCTTGCCACCTCAAAACTTTGGCGCCAGGTCGCTGATGAAGTTGCGGTAGATTACCCAGATGTGACCTTGGAGCACCAGTTGGTGGATAGCGCAGCCATGCTCTTGATTACCAATCCTAGTCGGTTTGATGTTTTAGTGACGGAAAATCTTTTCGGGGATATTTTATCAGATGAGGCCAGCGTACTAACGGGAACGTTAGGGGTTCTGCCTTCTGCTAGTCATGCGGTGGCAGGTCCCAGTCTCTACGAACCTATTCACGGTTCGGCACCTGATATTGCTGGCCAGGGCATTGCCAATCCGGTCAGTATGATTCTGTCTGTTGCCATGATGTTGGAGGAAAGTTTTGATTTGCAGGTGGCAGGCAAGATTATTCGTCAAGCTGTTGAGCAGACCTTTGACAAGGGAATCTTGACCAAGGACCTTGGAGGCTCTGCTATGACCAGCCAAATGACCGCCCATATAATAGAAGAAATTGAAAGGAGCAGCCTATGA
- a CDS encoding helix-turn-helix domain-containing protein produces the protein MRWDYGSVYKSIRKSKHLSQEQICGDFINRTTLVRFEKNQTTPSYELMRFLLKQVDMTFEEFEYLCNYYQPSQRQQLLYDIDNLRNPTTKTMEDLINRCQDHLKKEPDDGPILRKCQLLETVVAVRNSTSVNQLSEEAETLSKLLWSQLERYDNWYHNDIILVGTLLSKISSLDTLEETANLLLKRLEKYKDYKRIQPTILSHYQSLSYFFLEQRQYNKSTFFATKLMDLAKKEKRYDQLARAYVYLGIAQNKQGLIDKGLQILELTDEKRLVDNLQFLIKQHQTD, from the coding sequence ATGCGGTGGGATTACGGAAGTGTGTATAAGAGCATTCGGAAAAGTAAGCATTTAAGTCAGGAGCAAATATGCGGAGATTTTATCAATCGGACGACCTTGGTTCGCTTCGAGAAAAATCAAACCACTCCTAGCTACGAGCTCATGCGTTTCTTACTCAAACAGGTGGATATGACCTTCGAGGAGTTTGAATACCTCTGTAACTACTATCAGCCCAGCCAACGCCAACAATTACTCTATGATATTGATAATCTCAGAAATCCGACCACTAAGACCATGGAGGATTTGATAAACCGTTGCCAAGACCACTTAAAAAAAGAACCCGATGATGGTCCTATCCTTCGAAAATGTCAACTTTTAGAAACTGTAGTAGCCGTTCGAAACAGTACTTCTGTCAATCAACTTTCCGAAGAAGCTGAAACCCTTTCTAAGCTCCTCTGGTCCCAACTAGAACGATACGACAACTGGTACCATAACGATATTATCTTAGTAGGCACTCTTCTGTCCAAGATTTCTTCACTTGATACCCTTGAAGAAACTGCCAATCTTCTTCTAAAACGATTGGAGAAATACAAAGATTACAAGCGTATCCAGCCGACCATACTATCACACTATCAGTCTCTTTCTTATTTTTTCTTGGAACAAAGACAGTACAACAAGTCTACTTTTTTTGCCACCAAACTCATGGACCTAGCCAAGAAAGAAAAACGCTATGACCAACTAGCCCGTGCCTATGTCTATCTAGGCATAGCCCAAAACAAACAGGGATTGATTGACAAAGGACTTCAAATCTTAGAACTGACAGACGAGAAAAGGCTAGTCGACAACCTCCAATTTCTTATCAAACAGCACCAAACTGACTGA
- the leuC gene encoding 3-isopropylmalate dehydratase large subunit, whose product MSGQSIFDKLWDRHVITGQEGQPQLLYVDQHYIHEVTSPQAFDGLREAGRQVRRPELTFGTFDHNVPTVNIYDIRDVISKAQMDALARNVVEFGIPHAPHGSANQGIVHMVGPETGLTQPGKFIVCGDSHTATHGAFGAIAFGIGTTEVEHVFATQTLWQVKPKKLLVRFTGKPKKGIYSKDYVLALIAKYGVALGVGYVVEYVGEAIDALTMEERMTICNMSIEFGSKMGIMNPDQTTFDYLADKEKRPKDFEAAVADWKTLVSDSDAVYDKIIEMDVSNLAPMVTWGTNPSMGVSFDETFPEVRDMNDERAYKYMNLQPGQSPRDIEIGYVFLGSCTNARLSDLQVAAKIVEGKRVADHVTAIVVPGSRPVKSAAEALGLDKIFLEAGFEWRDPGCSMCLGMNPDKVPTGVHCASTSNRNFEDRQGVGSRTHLCSPAMAAAAAIAGRFVDVRELEVV is encoded by the coding sequence ATGAGTGGCCAGTCTATCTTTGATAAATTGTGGGACCGCCATGTGATTACAGGGCAGGAAGGTCAACCCCAGCTCCTTTATGTGGACCAGCACTATATCCATGAGGTGACTAGTCCCCAGGCCTTTGATGGTCTGCGAGAGGCTGGACGTCAAGTCCGTCGGCCAGAATTGACCTTTGGTACATTTGACCATAATGTTCCAACGGTTAATATTTATGATATTCGTGATGTCATTTCCAAGGCTCAGATGGATGCCTTAGCCCGCAATGTGGTGGAATTCGGTATTCCACATGCGCCACATGGGTCTGCCAATCAAGGCATTGTCCATATGGTGGGGCCAGAGACTGGCTTGACTCAGCCAGGGAAATTCATCGTCTGTGGAGATAGCCATACGGCAACCCATGGAGCTTTCGGTGCTATTGCCTTTGGGATTGGGACAACAGAAGTAGAGCATGTCTTTGCGACTCAAACCCTGTGGCAAGTAAAACCCAAAAAGCTCTTAGTACGGTTTACTGGTAAGCCGAAAAAGGGGATATACTCCAAGGATTATGTCTTAGCATTGATTGCTAAGTATGGTGTGGCACTAGGGGTTGGTTATGTAGTCGAGTATGTGGGTGAGGCTATTGATGCTCTGACCATGGAAGAACGGATGACGATTTGTAACATGTCCATCGAGTTCGGATCCAAGATGGGGATTATGAACCCAGATCAAACCACTTTTGATTATCTAGCGGACAAGGAAAAACGCCCCAAAGACTTTGAGGCAGCGGTGGCTGATTGGAAAACCTTGGTATCTGATTCAGATGCAGTTTATGACAAGATCATCGAGATGGATGTTTCAAATCTGGCACCGATGGTAACATGGGGAACCAACCCTTCCATGGGGGTATCCTTTGATGAGACTTTTCCTGAAGTTCGCGATATGAATGATGAACGAGCGTATAAGTACATGAACTTACAGCCTGGACAAAGTCCAAGGGACATCGAAATTGGCTATGTTTTCCTGGGGTCCTGTACCAATGCCCGTCTTTCTGACTTACAAGTGGCCGCCAAGATTGTCGAAGGCAAACGTGTGGCAGATCATGTGACTGCAATTGTGGTTCCGGGTTCGAGACCGGTTAAGTCGGCCGCAGAAGCACTAGGCTTAGATAAGATTTTCTTGGAAGCTGGCTTTGAATGGCGGGATCCTGGTTGCTCCATGTGTCTGGGGATGAACCCAGACAAGGTGCCGACAGGTGTCCACTGTGCATCGACTAGTAACCGAAACTTTGAGGATCGACAGGGTGTTGGATCGCGAACCCACCTTTGTAGCCCAGCCATGGCAGCAGCGGCAGCTATTGCAGGACGCTTTGTAGATGTTCGTGAATTGGAGGTGGTCTGA
- a CDS encoding 2-isopropylmalate synthase, which translates to MRVIEFLDTTLRDGEQTPGVNFSIKEKVTIAKQLEKWGISAIEAGFPAASPDSFEAVRQIAAAMTKTAVTGLARSVKSDIDACYEALKDAKYPQIHVFIATSPIHREFKLQKTKEEILVQITEHVSYARERFEVVEFSPEDATRTELDYLLQVVQTAVDAGATYINIPDTVGFTTPQHYGEIFRYLTTNVKSDREIIFSPHCHNDLGMAVANTLSAIKNGAGRVEGTINGIGERAGNAALEEVAVALEIRKDFYGVTSPIVLKETLNTSELVSRFSGIAIPRNKAVVGGNAFSHESGIHQDGVLKNPLTYEIITPELVGVKKNSLPLGKLSGRHAFVEKLKELDLYFEEGDVTSLFARFKNLADKKEKITDADIRALVAGTEISNRDGFQFKDLRLDSQSDGSIQAQVIFINQDEEEVVVAESGKGSVEAVFNAIDQFFQQEISLERYHIDAITDGIDAQARVLVAVENKATETIFNASGIDFDVLKASAIAYIHANVMVQKENSGQIDRKLSEKDLPHI; encoded by the coding sequence ATGCGTGTGATTGAATTTTTAGATACGACTTTACGGGATGGTGAACAGACGCCGGGTGTGAATTTTTCTATCAAGGAAAAAGTGACCATTGCCAAGCAGTTGGAAAAATGGGGGATTTCTGCTATCGAAGCGGGTTTCCCAGCGGCCAGTCCTGATTCTTTTGAAGCGGTCCGTCAGATTGCGGCGGCGATGACCAAGACGGCTGTGACAGGATTGGCTCGGTCAGTCAAATCAGACATTGATGCTTGTTATGAGGCTCTGAAAGATGCCAAGTATCCGCAGATCCATGTTTTTATTGCTACCAGTCCCATCCATCGTGAATTTAAACTGCAAAAGACCAAAGAAGAAATTTTGGTGCAAATCACTGAACATGTCAGCTATGCCCGTGAGCGTTTTGAGGTAGTCGAGTTCTCGCCAGAAGATGCGACGCGGACGGAGTTGGATTACTTGCTTCAAGTGGTGCAAACAGCGGTAGATGCGGGTGCGACTTACATCAATATTCCAGACACAGTTGGTTTTACCACTCCACAACACTACGGTGAAATTTTCCGTTATCTGACAACTAATGTCAAATCGGACCGTGAGATTATTTTCAGTCCCCATTGCCATAATGACCTAGGTATGGCTGTTGCCAACACCCTTTCAGCTATTAAAAATGGAGCTGGTCGTGTCGAGGGTACTATCAATGGTATTGGGGAGCGGGCTGGAAATGCGGCACTGGAAGAGGTGGCTGTAGCCCTTGAAATTCGGAAAGATTTTTATGGCGTAACCAGTCCCATTGTCCTCAAGGAAACCCTTAATACTTCGGAATTGGTCTCTCGCTTTTCTGGAATTGCCATTCCACGCAATAAGGCGGTGGTCGGTGGCAATGCCTTCTCACACGAGTCAGGTATCCACCAAGATGGTGTCTTGAAAAATCCATTGACCTATGAAATCATTACACCTGAGTTGGTAGGGGTCAAGAAAAATTCTCTGCCACTGGGTAAACTATCTGGACGCCATGCCTTTGTGGAAAAACTGAAGGAATTAGACTTGTATTTTGAAGAAGGAGACGTTACTAGCTTGTTTGCTCGTTTCAAAAACCTGGCAGACAAGAAGGAAAAAATCACGGATGCAGATATTCGTGCCTTGGTAGCTGGGACAGAAATCAGCAATCGTGATGGCTTCCAATTTAAAGATTTGCGTTTGGATAGTCAGTCTGACGGAAGTATTCAGGCTCAGGTCATTTTCATCAATCAAGATGAGGAAGAAGTGGTTGTTGCAGAGTCAGGCAAGGGCTCGGTTGAGGCTGTCTTTAATGCCATTGACCAATTCTTCCAGCAGGAAATCAGCTTGGAACGGTATCATATCGACGCTATTACTGACGGTATCGATGCCCAAGCTCGTGTACTGGTTGCTGTAGAAAACAAGGCAACGGAAACTATCTTCAATGCCTCTGGTATTGACTTTGACGTACTGAAGGCTTCGGCCATTGCCTATATTCATGCCAATGTCATGGTACAGAAAGAAAATAGCGGACAGATAGATAGGAAACTATCAGAGAAAGACTTACCACACATCTAG
- a CDS encoding GlsB/YeaQ/YmgE family stress response membrane protein, protein MLSSIIAGAIIGLIAGALTSSDDRRGCLGNIILGLAGSWIGQLLFGDWGPQFGEMAVVPSVLGAVLLVAIFSSSRRN, encoded by the coding sequence ATGTTATCAAGTATAATCGCTGGAGCCATTATTGGCCTGATTGCCGGGGCATTGACCTCATCAGATGACCGTCGTGGCTGTCTAGGAAATATTATCCTTGGTCTTGCAGGTTCATGGATTGGACAGTTGCTCTTTGGTGATTGGGGTCCACAATTCGGCGAAATGGCAGTTGTACCATCTGTTTTAGGAGCCGTTTTATTGGTGGCAATTTTTTCTAGTTCTAGACGGAACTAA
- a CDS encoding ATP-binding cassette domain-containing protein codes for MLKVRDICKCYGSHQVLSYVSFELQAGDLVALVGPNGVGKSTLLNIISNTETADRGSVTINGRPNSGRAIFQDMSVMLDAQALYPQLTGYDHLTYVAATHKLEKKEVEALVEELGMGYYVKKRVAGYSMGMKQKLLFAMAVLPKPKLLLLDEPHIGLDPTNIIQQREFLLNLQAEGVAILLSSHHLSEIEKLTSQVYFLKASKLIATEVELTADYDYHLAVENSKQVQEFLRDYPQLVWKKAEQGMVEIFLPERDLLDCLDCIPIQQVAGLTKASDYMESLYRDLYVEEGGEGT; via the coding sequence ATGCTAAAAGTTCGTGATATCTGTAAATGCTATGGTAGCCATCAGGTCTTGTCCTATGTGTCCTTTGAGCTACAAGCGGGGGACTTGGTTGCCCTAGTCGGTCCCAATGGTGTGGGAAAATCCACCCTCCTGAATATCATCAGCAATACAGAAACAGCTGACCGTGGGTCGGTAACCATCAATGGTCGTCCCAATAGTGGCCGAGCGATTTTTCAAGATATGTCTGTCATGTTGGATGCCCAAGCCCTTTATCCACAGTTGACGGGTTATGACCATCTGACCTATGTGGCTGCCACCCACAAGCTGGAGAAAAAGGAAGTGGAAGCGTTAGTGGAAGAATTGGGGATGGGCTACTATGTCAAAAAGCGGGTGGCTGGCTATTCCATGGGCATGAAGCAGAAGCTGCTCTTTGCCATGGCTGTCCTTCCCAAGCCCAAGCTCTTGTTGCTGGATGAACCCCATATCGGCTTGGACCCGACCAATATCATTCAACAGCGGGAATTTCTTCTAAACCTACAAGCAGAAGGGGTTGCCATTTTACTTTCTTCCCACCATTTGTCGGAGATTGAGAAGCTGACCAGTCAAGTTTATTTCCTCAAGGCCAGCAAGTTGATTGCAACAGAAGTGGAGTTGACTGCTGATTATGATTACCATCTTGCTGTGGAAAACTCCAAGCAGGTTCAGGAGTTTTTACGGGATTATCCTCAACTCGTGTGGAAAAAGGCAGAGCAGGGTATGGTGGAAATCTTCTTGCCTGAGAGAGATTTACTGGATTGTTTGGATTGTATTCCAATCCAGCAGGTGGCGGGCCTTACAAAAGCCAGCGACTATATGGAGTCCCTCTACCGTGATCTCTACGTGGAGGAAGGTGGTGAGGGGACATGA
- the leuD gene encoding 3-isopropylmalate dehydratase small subunit, giving the protein MEKFTIYTGTTVPLMNDNIDTDQILPKQFLKLIDKKGFGKYLMYEWRYLDNKYTEDPDFIFNTAPYRQATILITGDNFGAGSSREHAAWALADYGFKVIIAGSFGDIHYNNDLNNGILPIVQPREVREKLAALASTDEVTVDLYQQKIISPVGEFDFEIDADWKHKLLNGLDDIGITLQYQDLIEEYEVNRPSYWQE; this is encoded by the coding sequence ATGGAAAAGTTTACAATCTACACTGGGACGACCGTTCCACTCATGAATGACAACATTGATACCGATCAGATTTTGCCCAAGCAGTTTCTCAAGCTGATTGACAAGAAGGGTTTTGGCAAGTACCTCATGTATGAGTGGCGTTATCTGGATAACAAGTACACTGAGGATCCTGATTTTATCTTCAATACGGCCCCATATCGTCAGGCAACGATCTTGATTACAGGGGATAACTTTGGGGCAGGTTCGTCTAGGGAGCACGCCGCTTGGGCACTAGCTGACTATGGCTTCAAGGTTATCATTGCAGGTTCCTTCGGGGATATCCATTACAACAACGACCTCAACAATGGCATCTTGCCAATCGTTCAGCCCCGTGAGGTTCGGGAGAAATTGGCTGCGCTGGCATCAACTGATGAGGTGACTGTCGATCTCTACCAGCAAAAAATTATCTCTCCAGTCGGAGAATTTGATTTTGAGATCGATGCAGATTGGAAACACAAATTACTCAACGGTCTAGATGATATTGGTATTACATTACAATATCAGGATTTGATTGAGGAGTATGAGGTAAATCGTCCAAGCTACTGGCAAGAATAG
- a CDS encoding Sua5/YciO/YrdC/YwlC family protein — MTKQIHWDGALSQEGFDIIKGEGGVIVCPTKVGYIIMTADKAGLERKFDAKERKRNKPGVVLCGSMEELRELAQLTPEIDAFYQKHWDEDILLGCILPWKPEAYAKLQAYGDGREELMTDVRGTSCFVIKFGVAGEQIAKEMWEKEGRMVYASSANPSGKGNRGKVEGIGERIASKVDLIIEADDYVASIQPDKTIETRYEQGVMVSMVDKDGKLIPEQGADSRSISPCPVVIRKGLDIDKIMMHLSDHFNSWDYRQGEYY, encoded by the coding sequence ATGACGAAACAAATTCACTGGGATGGCGCACTTTCACAAGAAGGTTTTGACATTATCAAGGGTGAGGGAGGCGTGATTGTTTGTCCGACTAAGGTTGGTTATATTATCATGACTGCCGACAAGGCTGGTTTGGAGCGGAAGTTTGATGCCAAAGAGCGCAAGCGGAATAAACCGGGCGTGGTCCTTTGTGGTAGCATGGAGGAGCTTCGTGAGTTGGCTCAGTTGACTCCTGAGATTGATGCTTTCTACCAAAAACATTGGGATGAGGACATTTTGTTGGGCTGTATCCTGCCGTGGAAACCAGAGGCTTATGCTAAGTTGCAAGCCTATGGCGATGGTCGTGAAGAGTTGATGACTGACGTGCGTGGGACTTCTTGCTTTGTTATCAAGTTTGGTGTAGCTGGCGAGCAGATTGCTAAGGAAATGTGGGAAAAAGAAGGTCGTATGGTCTACGCTTCTTCTGCCAATCCATCAGGTAAGGGAAATCGTGGTAAGGTAGAAGGTATCGGTGAGCGTATCGCGTCTAAAGTAGACTTGATTATCGAGGCGGATGACTATGTGGCATCTATCCAGCCAGATAAGACCATTGAAACCCGCTATGAGCAAGGGGTTATGGTGTCTATGGTAGACAAAGATGGTAAACTCATTCCAGAACAAGGTGCAGATAGCCGTTCTATCAGCCCATGTCCAGTTGTCATCCGTAAGGGTCTGGACATTGATAAAATCATGATGCACCTGTCTGACCATTTCAACTCTTGGGATTATAGACAAGGGGAATATTACTAA